In a single window of the Papaver somniferum cultivar HN1 chromosome 8, ASM357369v1, whole genome shotgun sequence genome:
- the LOC113305107 gene encoding aspartic proteinase CDR1-like — MGCGFCQENFENFIGKNHMLGKPDLIAGILGLGSGQWSFLNQLGTAGEGRFSYRFETFNYNIEGSNTYLRVGADATIGGVGQNVHITPIVVPNYPTSLYYLNLEDISVGKKRIRFPRGTFKLNEKREGGTIIDSGTPISTMYKDHFDKVADLVKAHFKELEIECIGSQYDFDVCFRPQGRFDINNFPSITLHFQQDGHDEITQF, encoded by the coding sequence ATGGGTTGTGGTTTTTGTCAAGAAAATTTCGAAAACTTTATCGGTAAGAATCATATGCTCGGAAAACCTGATCTTATTGCAGGAATACTCGGTTTAGGATCAGGACAATGGTCTTTTCTAAACCAATTAGGTACTGCCGGAGAAGGTAGATTTTCCTACCGCTTCGAGACGTTTAACTATAATATTGAGGGATCAAATACATACTTAAGGGTTGGTGCAGATGCGACGATCGGAGGCGTAGGTCAAAATGTACATATAACTCCGATTGTCGTGCCTAATTATCCGACTTCGCTCTATTACTTAAATCTAGAAGATATTAGTGTTGGTAAAAAAAGAATCAGATTTCCTAGAGGTACTTTTAAGCTTAACGAGAAAAGAGAAGGAGGCACAATCATAGATTCTGGCACTCCAATATCCACCATGTATAAAGATCATTTTGATAAAGTTGCAGATTTGGTTAAGGCACATTTTAAAGAGCTCGAAATTGAATGTATTGGTTCCCAATATGATTTTGATGTTTGTTTCCGTCCTCAGGGAAGATTTGATATTAATAACTTTCCTTCCATCACACTGCATTTTCAACAGGACGGTCACGATGAGATCACACAATTTTaa